Proteins encoded by one window of Desulfovibrio sp.:
- a CDS encoding type II toxin-antitoxin system HipA family toxin, with amino-acid sequence MNLDVHLHAYGVRRHVGKLAAHSNAILFQYAPEFLDSGINISPFRLPLSPEVKEDPKRTFDGLFGVFNDSLPDGWGLLLLDRALRKKGSSLHACLPLQRLAMVGAHGMGALEYTPAAAQAEEAVSVAELDALAEESLRILRDAPVDAGQLDKLIQLNGSSAGARPKILVNVADDFRIVPQGAGEPQGTPWIIKFRSAHEPPNTGLMEYAYSLAAREAGLDMPKTHLFPSATSPGYFGVQRFDRVHGQKVHVHTACGLLHASHREPSLTYESLLRLTLLLTKDMREVLKMVRLMVFNVRSGNKDDHSKNFSFLLSKENQWRMAPVYDLTPSEGINGEQTCMVNNKGKDIAEKDFLAAAATVDVDARTVHEIIQQVDAALAEVKK; translated from the coding sequence ATGAATCTTGACGTGCATCTGCATGCATACGGCGTACGGCGCCATGTGGGAAAGCTCGCCGCACACAGCAACGCCATTCTGTTTCAGTACGCGCCAGAATTTCTTGATTCGGGCATCAACATTTCGCCGTTCAGGCTTCCGCTCAGTCCAGAGGTCAAGGAAGACCCCAAGCGCACCTTTGACGGCCTGTTCGGCGTGTTCAACGACAGCCTGCCCGATGGCTGGGGGCTGCTTTTGCTGGACAGGGCATTACGAAAAAAAGGCTCATCGCTCCATGCCTGCCTGCCCTTGCAGCGCCTTGCCATGGTAGGTGCCCACGGCATGGGCGCGCTGGAGTACACCCCGGCGGCGGCACAGGCAGAAGAAGCCGTTTCTGTGGCGGAACTGGATGCGCTGGCAGAGGAATCGCTGCGGATTCTGCGCGATGCGCCTGTGGATGCGGGGCAACTGGACAAACTTATTCAGCTCAACGGCTCATCCGCAGGGGCCAGACCCAAAATTCTGGTGAACGTGGCCGATGATTTCCGCATTGTGCCGCAGGGGGCGGGGGAACCCCAAGGAACCCCCTGGATCATCAAATTTCGCTCCGCGCACGAGCCGCCAAACACCGGGCTGATGGAATACGCATATTCCCTTGCGGCCAGAGAAGCCGGGCTGGACATGCCGAAAACGCACCTGTTTCCATCGGCAACCTCGCCGGGATATTTCGGCGTCCAACGCTTTGACAGGGTGCATGGTCAAAAGGTGCATGTGCACACCGCCTGCGGCCTGCTGCACGCATCGCACCGCGAACCCTCGCTCACCTATGAAAGCCTGCTGCGCCTGACGCTGCTGCTCACCAAAGACATGCGCGAAGTGCTTAAAATGGTGCGGCTCATGGTGTTCAACGTGCGCTCCGGCAACAAGGACGACCATTCCAAAAATTTTTCCTTTCTGCTGAGCAAGGAAAACCAGTGGCGAATGGCCCCGGTTTATGACCTTACGCCGTCAGAGGGCATTAACGGGGAACAGACCTGCATGGTTAACAACAAGGGCAAGGATATAGCCGAAAAGGATTTTTTGGCGGCCGCCGCAACTGTGGATGTAGACGCCCGGACAGTGCACGAAATTATACAGCAGGTGGACGCGGCTCTGGCCGAGGTAAAGAAGTAA
- a CDS encoding helix-turn-helix transcriptional regulator, giving the protein MLDDILKTPQEVRLSIAAKAQAKRLALNMSQKDLAARSGVSLGSVKRFETTGEISLASLLAIALLLNDLEAFSGLFNPPRTENLFKPQSPAPRKRAGRKRHES; this is encoded by the coding sequence ATGTTAGACGATATTCTAAAAACTCCGCAGGAAGTCCGGCTCAGCATCGCCGCCAAGGCGCAGGCCAAACGTCTTGCGCTCAATATGAGCCAGAAAGATTTGGCTGCCCGTAGCGGCGTTTCCCTTGGTTCTGTGAAGCGCTTTGAAACAACAGGTGAAATCTCGCTCGCGTCCCTGCTGGCTATCGCCCTGCTTCTTAATGATCTTGAAGCCTTTTCCGGCTTGTTCAACCCGCCGCGCACAGAAAACCTGTTCAAGCCGCAATCCCCAGCACCCCGCAAGCGGGCAGGGAGAAAACGCCATGAATCTTGA
- the mobC gene encoding plasmid mobilization relaxosome protein MobC: MLAESRKHGPRKSGRPKGDPIKVRHMTIGVRVNPAEWEALQLRARHMGMSPAQWLRTAALSKRMPPPPVPEVNRKAYGELARLGVNLNQIAKAANAGRTAVPFGLLRELLSQIMSLQASLMGVAGSTPPVAGEVP; this comes from the coding sequence ATGCTTGCTGAGTCGCGCAAACACGGCCCCCGAAAAAGTGGACGCCCAAAGGGCGACCCCATAAAGGTGCGCCACATGACAATCGGGGTGCGCGTCAATCCGGCAGAGTGGGAGGCGCTTCAGCTTCGTGCGCGGCACATGGGCATGAGCCCTGCGCAGTGGTTGCGCACAGCAGCTTTAAGCAAACGCATGCCGCCGCCCCCAGTGCCAGAGGTTAACCGCAAGGCCTACGGCGAGCTTGCGCGGTTGGGCGTGAATCTCAACCAAATCGCCAAGGCAGCCAATGCGGGGCGAACGGCTGTTCCCTTCGGGCTGTTAAGGGAGCTGCTTAGCCAGATCATGAGCTTGCAAGCTTCCCTTATGGGTGTTGCAGGCAGCACCCCGCCAGTGGCAGGGGAAGTGCCGTGA
- a CDS encoding HigA family addiction module antitoxin, translating to MIAIHPGEILREEYMAPLGLTASTLALELRIPASRVHEIINEKRGISVDTALRLAKFFETDLNLWVNLQAQYEADSMDVQKRTDMERIVPYSALQGQRASV from the coding sequence ATGATTGCTATTCACCCCGGCGAAATATTGCGCGAAGAATATATGGCCCCCCTTGGTCTTACGGCCTCCACGCTTGCGCTGGAGCTGCGGATTCCCGCTTCACGAGTGCATGAGATTATTAACGAGAAGCGGGGCATTTCTGTTGATACGGCTCTGCGGCTTGCAAAGTTTTTTGAAACTGACCTCAATTTGTGGGTCAACTTGCAGGCTCAGTACGAAGCGGATTCGATGGATGTCCAGAAGCGCACAGACATGGAGAGGATCGTGCCTTACAGCGCGTTGCAAGGCCAACGAGCATCTGTGTAA
- a CDS encoding integrase arm-type DNA-binding domain-containing protein — MALSDMAIKKAKPREKIYTLKDADGLYLEIKPSGKKYWRLRYWIDSKENRLSLGEYPLISLAEARSRRDDKRRMIKDGVDPVALVREQKAAVAPDKFFESVAREWAQKNAHRWTEGHAELNLRRLEMNIFPYIGKKLVGEISAPELLECLRRIEARGALEVTRRVRGLCSMIFRYAIATGKAERDVAADLIGACATPKKQHRPTITDPQEVGRLMQAIDGCAASAIVYCALRLAPLVFVRPGELRNAEWSEFNLEAAEWRIPAHKTKMRSLHIVPLSTQALNILYELQPLTGDGRYLFPSVRTASRPMSDNTINVALRRIGYAKEEICGHGFRAMASTLLNELGWNRDAIERQLAHGERNKIRAAYNHAEFLPERRQMMQAWADYLDVLRGCHVSTH; from the coding sequence ATGGCTCTAAGCGATATGGCCATTAAAAAGGCCAAGCCCCGCGAGAAAATTTATACCCTCAAAGACGCAGATGGGCTTTATCTGGAGATAAAGCCTTCTGGCAAAAAGTATTGGCGTCTCCGTTACTGGATAGACTCCAAGGAAAATCGTCTTTCCCTCGGTGAATACCCCCTCATATCTCTGGCTGAAGCCCGTTCGCGCCGTGATGATAAGCGGCGCATGATTAAAGACGGCGTTGACCCTGTGGCGCTGGTGCGTGAGCAAAAAGCCGCCGTAGCTCCAGACAAGTTCTTTGAGTCTGTAGCGCGTGAGTGGGCGCAAAAAAATGCCCATAGGTGGACAGAAGGCCACGCGGAATTGAATCTTCGGCGTCTGGAGATGAATATTTTCCCCTACATCGGAAAGAAACTCGTTGGGGAGATATCCGCGCCAGAACTGTTGGAATGCCTTCGCCGCATTGAAGCCAGAGGTGCTCTTGAGGTCACGCGTCGGGTGCGCGGGCTTTGCTCCATGATTTTTCGTTATGCCATTGCCACAGGCAAGGCAGAGCGGGACGTTGCCGCAGACCTCATAGGCGCTTGCGCGACACCCAAGAAGCAGCACCGTCCTACCATCACTGATCCACAAGAAGTTGGCAGGCTCATGCAAGCCATAGACGGCTGTGCAGCATCGGCAATCGTGTATTGCGCCCTGCGGCTGGCCCCCTTGGTTTTTGTGCGCCCTGGTGAATTGCGCAACGCAGAGTGGAGCGAGTTCAATCTGGAGGCTGCCGAATGGCGCATCCCTGCGCATAAAACCAAAATGCGCTCTTTGCATATTGTGCCGCTCTCAACCCAAGCCCTGAATATCCTCTATGAATTGCAGCCGCTCACCGGGGATGGGAGATACCTTTTTCCTTCTGTGCGAACGGCATCCCGCCCAATGTCTGACAATACCATTAACGTGGCGTTGCGCCGGATTGGATACGCCAAGGAAGAAATATGTGGGCATGGCTTTAGGGCGATGGCTTCAACTCTGCTCAACGAGCTTGGCTGGAACCGGGACGCTATAGAACGCCAGCTTGCCCACGGTGAGCGCAATAAAATTCGAGCGGCATACAATCATGCGGAGTTTTTGCCGGAACGGCGGCAGATGATGCAAGCATGGGCTGATTATTTAGATGTACTGAGAGGATGCCATGTTTCGACGCACTAA
- a CDS encoding AlpA family phage regulatory protein has translation MAKVDFLYRQRNYLPDEGFVRLSQILQVLPIGKTSWWEGVKKGRYPTPVKLGPRTTVWRVEDIRALISNVEGGDAA, from the coding sequence ATGGCAAAAGTCGATTTTTTGTATCGGCAACGAAACTACCTGCCTGACGAGGGGTTTGTTCGTTTGTCGCAAATTCTCCAAGTGCTGCCCATTGGCAAAACAAGCTGGTGGGAAGGCGTCAAAAAAGGGCGCTATCCCACCCCTGTGAAGTTAGGGCCGCGTACCACCGTTTGGCGCGTTGAAGATATTCGGGCGCTGATCAGCAATGTGGAAGGAGGGGACGCCGCATGA
- a CDS encoding DUF4231 domain-containing protein, which yields MSNSNNQNYAKKIENDCLVAHSSWVRLKDQCEWYDTKSMHCQKWYKRLKLMQIGLASLIPIFSFAPPQYAKWLTAASGGIIALIEGVQQLNQYAVLWVSYRATAEQLKHEKYLFLGEAGPYAGTSENERLVILAERVEGHVSVEHAKWFSEAAHASFGHKS from the coding sequence ATGAGCAATAGCAATAATCAAAACTATGCAAAAAAGATAGAAAATGATTGTCTTGTGGCTCATTCTTCTTGGGTGCGCCTCAAGGATCAATGCGAGTGGTATGATACTAAAAGTATGCACTGTCAGAAATGGTATAAACGTTTGAAGCTAATGCAAATAGGGCTAGCTTCGTTAATTCCTATCTTTAGCTTTGCTCCTCCCCAATATGCAAAGTGGTTAACCGCTGCATCCGGAGGGATAATCGCACTTATTGAGGGAGTACAACAATTAAATCAGTACGCGGTGCTATGGGTTTCCTATCGTGCGACTGCGGAGCAATTGAAACATGAAAAGTATCTATTCCTTGGTGAGGCCGGACCGTATGCAGGGACATCTGAAAATGAGCGGTTAGTTATTCTTGCAGAAAGGGTCGAAGGACATGTATCTGTTGAACATGCAAAGTGGTTTAGTGAGGCAGCGCATGCATCATTTGGACACAAAAGTTGA
- a CDS encoding relaxase/mobilization nuclease domain-containing protein, with protein MIAKCIKGKGFRGAAAYDLQPHKSLLLETNMAGRTPRALAAEFGAIRALRPNLSKAVCHVSLSLHPEESLSDEQWCEAAHSWLQGMGFVNNQYVISRHTDAAHAHIHILVNRIALDGKVVSDAHDYRRQEKIMRELEQRFSLRQVRSSRETLRAALTKGEIEHALRTGEASTRMNLQKIIDAALTQKIALNAFCQQLAAQGVTVRLNKASTGFVSGISFALGDVTFKGSKLGKGYTWGALQLRGLLHEQDRRIEEHEQGIGSDNATSPAERDRSDKDRSKPDGSELAGRSTNQELTGADSAFTRIAEKYLSGRAGDRNRSSPSKGLSR; from the coding sequence GTGATAGCCAAGTGCATCAAGGGCAAAGGCTTTCGTGGGGCAGCAGCTTATGATTTGCAGCCCCATAAAAGCCTGTTGCTTGAAACCAATATGGCGGGCCGCACACCACGCGCCCTTGCTGCGGAATTTGGAGCTATTCGCGCTTTAAGGCCGAATCTGTCCAAGGCCGTTTGCCATGTGAGCCTGAGCCTACACCCGGAAGAATCCTTGTCAGATGAGCAGTGGTGTGAGGCCGCGCATTCGTGGCTTCAGGGCATGGGCTTTGTAAACAATCAATATGTCATTAGCCGACATACAGACGCCGCACACGCACACATTCATATTCTGGTGAACAGAATTGCGCTGGATGGAAAAGTGGTGAGTGACGCGCACGACTACAGGCGGCAAGAAAAAATCATGCGGGAGCTGGAGCAACGGTTTTCTCTCCGGCAAGTGCGCTCAAGCCGGGAAACGTTGCGGGCAGCCCTTACGAAAGGGGAGATTGAGCACGCCCTGCGCACTGGCGAGGCCTCCACCCGCATGAACCTACAAAAAATAATTGATGCGGCCCTTACGCAAAAAATTGCGTTGAATGCGTTTTGTCAGCAGTTGGCAGCCCAGGGCGTGACCGTGCGTTTAAATAAAGCCTCCACCGGGTTTGTTTCGGGGATCAGCTTTGCGCTTGGTGACGTGACGTTCAAGGGCAGCAAGCTCGGCAAAGGTTACACATGGGGCGCATTGCAACTTAGAGGATTACTCCATGAGCAAGATAGACGAATTGAAGAGCATGAGCAGGGCATCGGAAGCGACAACGCCACCAGCCCCGCCGAGCGAGATAGATCAGACAAGGATAGAAGCAAGCCTGATGGTTCTGAGCTTGCAGGAAGAAGCACGAATCAAGAACTCACAGGAGCTGATTCAGCTTTTACGAGAATTGCAGAGAAGTACCTCTCAGGCCGCGCGGGAGATCGGAACCGCAGCTCACCAAGTAAGGGATTATCCCGTTGA
- a CDS encoding type II toxin-antitoxin system RelE/ParE family toxin, with product MGGNSLSNVNTSPAERNRAAAHQVKDYPVEVLNQQRARMEQCPKNGEEGVNTVFPRLANIDNKPNRAHLCLTNTFNVFALRMLPRAFRLFAGGIHEGTLQMIMSFKNEETEELFTSGTFPPLNTAQRKGLRMLRILHATGQLNSLRIPSGNRLEKLKGDRDGQFSIAINMQWRICFRWEDGNAYGVEVVDYH from the coding sequence ATGGGGGGGAACTCGCTCTCCAACGTCAACACCAGCCCCGCCGAGCGAAATCGGGCCGCAGCTCACCAAGTAAAGGATTATCCCGTTGAGGTTTTGAATCAGCAACGGGCGCGTATGGAGCAGTGCCCGAAAAACGGCGAGGAAGGTGTAAACACAGTCTTTCCTCGTCTAGCTAATATTGACAACAAGCCAAATCGGGCGCATTTATGCTTAACGAATACGTTTAACGTATTCGCGCTGCGAATGCTGCCAAGAGCGTTCAGGCTATTCGCTGGAGGCATTCATGAGGGTACGCTTCAGATGATTATGAGCTTCAAAAATGAAGAGACGGAAGAGCTTTTTACCTCTGGCACTTTCCCACCTCTGAATACCGCACAGCGAAAGGGGTTGCGCATGCTGCGCATTTTACATGCGACAGGTCAGCTCAATTCGCTCCGAATTCCTTCAGGCAACAGGCTGGAAAAGTTGAAGGGAGATCGGGACGGACAGTTTAGCATCGCCATTAACATGCAATGGCGCATATGCTTTCGGTGGGAAGATGGAAACGCATATGGTGTGGAAGTGGTGGATTATCACTAG
- a CDS encoding nucleotide kinase domain-containing protein, with protein sequence MDHLELGKLIVFEGPDNVGKTTISRSVADAISQLRPCKYFSFPGNAQGSIGSLVYNIHHDKNSCGLKDIDANSLQALHIAAHIDSIQRDIIPSLTKGETVILDRFWWSSYVYGKITNCNMQIIENLINAEKAAWQGIHPDIIFYVENKFCNSQISNSGKLLLQEYQNLSLSQSEYENVKTIHNTDLAETTSGIKISIENLFESNFPNHQQACLFTFSTKRSPVANAPSPLKRLLEPTIVYDTYWEFAAKRQDVFFARLKGEPRPWTYDKIIDCHKFTNAYRASDRTSQFLIKDVIYEGSQDIEEVFFRIILFKIFNKIETWKLLQNELNKISFSTFTPSRYDEILTNSIEKGERIYSAAYIMPTGGRGSTHTRKHRMHLHLLDSMMKDRLPDKIAQAKSMGKVFELLKGYPSLGDFLAYQYATDINYSELTNFPETQFVVPGPGAKDGIKKCFAKSGGLSDSEIIKVVMEHQEEEFNRLGLNFKSLWGRPLMLIDCQNLFCETDKYARVKHPDIKGYTGRSRIKQKFHPDPRQINYWYPPKWGINERIQNGEMP encoded by the coding sequence ATACTTTTCATTTCCGGGGAATGCACAGGGGTCAATTGGATCGTTAGTTTACAACATTCATCACGATAAAAACTCTTGTGGACTAAAGGATATTGACGCCAACAGCCTCCAGGCTTTGCATATTGCAGCCCACATCGATTCTATACAGCGCGACATCATACCCTCTTTGACAAAAGGGGAAACAGTTATACTTGACAGGTTTTGGTGGTCTTCTTACGTATACGGGAAAATCACTAACTGCAACATGCAGATTATTGAAAATTTAATCAATGCAGAAAAGGCAGCATGGCAAGGAATTCACCCAGATATTATTTTTTATGTCGAAAATAAATTCTGCAATAGCCAGATTTCAAATTCAGGAAAACTTTTATTACAAGAATACCAAAACTTATCACTATCACAATCAGAGTATGAAAATGTAAAAACAATTCATAACACTGACCTTGCTGAGACAACCAGCGGAATAAAAATTTCTATAGAGAACTTGTTTGAAAGTAACTTTCCAAACCACCAGCAAGCTTGCCTTTTTACATTCTCCACTAAAAGAAGCCCCGTTGCTAATGCCCCATCACCTTTAAAGCGCCTTCTCGAGCCAACAATAGTTTATGATACATATTGGGAATTTGCCGCTAAAAGACAGGATGTTTTTTTTGCTCGGCTCAAAGGAGAACCAAGACCGTGGACATATGACAAAATCATTGATTGTCATAAATTTACCAATGCATACCGAGCATCAGACAGGACAAGTCAGTTTTTAATTAAAGACGTAATCTATGAAGGAAGCCAAGACATTGAAGAAGTCTTTTTTAGAATTATCCTTTTCAAAATATTTAACAAAATAGAGACATGGAAGCTCCTTCAAAACGAGCTCAATAAAATCTCATTCTCTACTTTTACCCCTTCGCGATATGATGAGATCCTTACCAATTCAATCGAGAAAGGAGAGAGAATCTATTCTGCGGCTTATATAATGCCGACTGGGGGCAGAGGATCAACGCACACGCGCAAACACCGAATGCACTTGCATTTACTGGACTCGATGATGAAGGATAGACTTCCAGACAAAATTGCTCAAGCAAAGTCCATGGGGAAAGTATTTGAGCTGCTAAAGGGATATCCTAGCCTAGGCGATTTTTTGGCTTATCAGTACGCCACAGATATCAATTACTCAGAATTGACCAATTTCCCTGAGACACAATTTGTAGTCCCTGGCCCCGGGGCAAAAGACGGCATAAAAAAATGTTTTGCAAAATCAGGAGGCCTTTCTGATTCCGAAATAATTAAGGTAGTCATGGAGCATCAAGAGGAAGAATTCAATAGACTTGGTCTGAATTTTAAGTCGCTCTGGGGGCGTCCATTGATGCTAATTGATTGCCAAAATCTCTTCTGTGAAACTGACAAGTATGCACGCGTCAAACACCCAGACATAAAAGGGTATACGGGCAGGAGCCGAATCAAGCAAAAATTTCACCCTGACCCAAGGCAAATTAATTATTGGTATCCCCCCAAATGGGGAATCAACGAACGGATCCAAAATGGAGAAATGCCATGA
- a CDS encoding AAA family ATPase, giving the protein MEEFLLSTLPERDYLLHPVIPEQGIVMLVAKRGIGKTFTALHMSLSVAGGLSLFNWHAPKARRVLYVDGEMPAISMQERLAALATGMAAPPHAMQNFSIITPDIQSRPMPDLATTYGQQALEPFLAGVDLLVLDNLATLCRTGKENESQSWTPMQTWLLDLRRRGMAVLLVHHAGKSGDQRGTSAREDIMDTVISLRRPTTYSVAEGARFEVHLTKARGIVGEDAMPFEVHLRSEGNQLIWDVNELVNVQAEQLKQLLAEGFSIRDCADEMGVSKSVVHRLKKKLEEGGDAGAVRY; this is encoded by the coding sequence ATGGAGGAATTTCTTTTAAGCACCTTGCCCGAGCGCGACTACCTTCTGCACCCGGTAATTCCTGAGCAGGGGATAGTCATGCTCGTTGCAAAGCGGGGCATAGGCAAGACCTTTACGGCGTTGCACATGTCCCTGTCTGTGGCTGGTGGGTTGTCCCTGTTCAACTGGCATGCTCCCAAGGCTCGGCGCGTTTTGTATGTGGATGGCGAAATGCCAGCTATCTCCATGCAAGAGCGCCTAGCAGCTTTGGCCACGGGCATGGCAGCACCGCCCCATGCGATGCAGAATTTTTCCATTATCACCCCCGACATTCAATCGCGGCCCATGCCGGACTTGGCAACAACCTATGGGCAGCAGGCTCTTGAACCATTTCTTGCTGGAGTCGATTTGCTGGTTTTAGACAACCTCGCCACCCTTTGCCGCACTGGCAAAGAAAACGAATCCCAATCATGGACGCCCATGCAGACCTGGCTATTGGATTTGCGGCGGCGGGGCATGGCAGTTTTGCTTGTGCATCACGCGGGCAAATCAGGCGATCAGCGCGGAACCTCGGCACGCGAAGACATTATGGACACGGTTATAAGCCTACGGAGGCCCACAACCTACAGTGTTGCCGAAGGTGCGCGGTTTGAAGTCCATTTGACCAAGGCGCGGGGAATTGTGGGCGAGGATGCAATGCCCTTTGAGGTGCATCTGCGCAGTGAAGGGAATCAGCTCATTTGGGATGTGAACGAGCTGGTCAATGTTCAGGCCGAACAATTGAAGCAGCTCTTGGCAGAAGGCTTCTCCATTCGGGATTGCGCCGATGAAATGGGTGTGAGTAAGTCTGTGGTTCATCGGCTCAAGAAGAAGCTGGAGGAGGGCGGCGATGCTGGTGCTGTTCGTTATTAA
- a CDS encoding thymidylate synthase, producing MIAAFEAKTANDVWLQAYKSLQNSDSLTSSRLGPTRELLHVNFSISDPRQRWTLSRFPALNPAFAIVETLWILAGDNTAALLNYWNPLLPQFSGNSECYHGAYGYRLRRQFGFDQLEQAYNALRSNPYSRQVILQIWDPRIDFPTATGEAVDADIPCNICALPKVRDGKLEWLQIMRSNDLYLGTPYNFIQFTTLQEVLSGWIGIELGAYHQISDSLHIYEKDFQVVQADKKIEPLTNTDNLALSKNAFEAQMKEIMPCVKKLSSPTLQKHEFSRMVQNINLHKSYKNLFLIVAADAARRRGWEQEMHDAIDRCSNALLCVAFSRWEKRHPLNKI from the coding sequence ATGATCGCAGCTTTTGAAGCGAAGACTGCGAATGATGTATGGCTGCAAGCATATAAAAGTTTACAGAATAGCGATTCGCTAACATCAAGCAGACTTGGCCCCACACGAGAGCTCTTACATGTGAATTTTAGCATTAGCGATCCACGGCAACGCTGGACGCTTTCACGTTTTCCCGCATTAAACCCTGCTTTTGCAATTGTAGAAACACTATGGATACTTGCTGGTGACAATACCGCCGCATTGCTTAACTATTGGAATCCGCTTTTGCCTCAATTTTCTGGCAACAGCGAATGCTATCACGGGGCCTACGGATATAGACTCCGCAGGCAGTTTGGATTTGACCAGCTTGAACAAGCCTATAACGCTCTTAGAAGCAATCCATACTCACGCCAAGTGATTCTACAGATATGGGATCCGCGCATAGATTTCCCAACTGCAACAGGTGAAGCTGTAGACGCCGATATACCGTGTAATATTTGTGCACTTCCTAAAGTCAGAGATGGCAAACTGGAGTGGCTTCAGATAATGAGAAGCAATGATCTTTATTTAGGAACGCCCTATAATTTTATCCAATTCACAACGCTGCAAGAAGTTCTTTCAGGTTGGATTGGAATTGAGCTAGGAGCATACCACCAAATAAGCGATTCACTGCATATTTATGAAAAAGATTTTCAAGTTGTTCAGGCAGATAAAAAAATAGAGCCCCTTACAAACACGGACAACTTAGCCTTAAGTAAGAACGCATTCGAAGCCCAGATGAAAGAAATAATGCCTTGTGTAAAGAAGCTTTCTTCACCGACTTTACAAAAACATGAATTCAGCAGGATGGTACAAAATATCAACCTCCACAAAAGTTATAAAAACCTTTTTTTGATCGTTGCAGCAGATGCCGCTCGACGCAGAGGATGGGAACAAGAAATGCACGATGCGATCGATCGTTGCAGTAATGCGTTGTTATGTGTTGCATTTTCACGATGGGAAAAGCGGCATCCGCTGAATAAAATATAG
- a CDS encoding TIR domain-containing protein, translating into MTEKNVFISHYSKDDEHISKLKDLLKKNGYTIKNSSIDSTKPNNASSPEYIRGILSDRINWAGCVVVLIGPHTHSREWVNDEIEIAAKRGKRIVGIFINGASDAKLPAKFEEFGDALVGWTSEKIIDAINGIIDNFENSDGSLRPSKWIINRGVC; encoded by the coding sequence ATGACGGAGAAAAACGTGTTTATAAGCCATTATAGCAAAGATGACGAACACATTTCCAAGCTAAAAGATCTCCTGAAAAAAAATGGATATACCATCAAAAACAGCTCTATTGATAGCACTAAACCCAACAATGCTTCAAGCCCTGAATATATCAGAGGCATCCTAAGCGACCGCATTAACTGGGCTGGTTGCGTTGTCGTTTTGATTGGCCCCCATACGCACTCTCGAGAATGGGTTAACGATGAGATTGAAATAGCAGCCAAACGAGGCAAGCGCATTGTTGGCATTTTTATTAACGGAGCGAGTGATGCAAAATTGCCTGCAAAATTTGAAGAATTTGGCGATGCCCTTGTGGGATGGACCTCCGAAAAAATAATTGATGCTATTAACGGCATTATTGACAATTTTGAAAATTCTGATGGATCGTTAAGACCATCAAAGTGGATCATCAACAGAGGTGTATGCTAA